A stretch of the Geovibrio thiophilus genome encodes the following:
- a CDS encoding helix-turn-helix domain-containing protein: MCRKNTEIGKRIRQLRNFLGLTQREFAERIYSSYRSVQNWESGDRFISESNLRLLIDEYGVSADWIYQGTGEMFQPLFRKSDSDIFLPAAEIIKTPFTLNNPDRYAHIVVCDAMQPVISEGDIALWIKDDGILRHESFVFLIGSDGRPFIRKYLLADGEGLLVPENRGYEVLKADDPAVRHVGTVTEVFSKKSLLPQKI, encoded by the coding sequence ATGTGTCGAAAAAATACGGAAATCGGAAAAAGAATTAGGCAGCTAAGGAATTTTCTGGGGCTTACTCAGAGGGAATTTGCCGAGAGAATCTACTCGTCATACAGATCTGTCCAGAATTGGGAATCTGGTGACAGGTTCATCAGCGAAAGCAATCTTCGCCTTCTTATTGATGAGTACGGAGTGTCGGCAGACTGGATTTATCAAGGCACGGGAGAAATGTTTCAGCCGCTTTTCAGAAAATCTGATTCGGATATTTTCCTGCCGGCAGCGGAAATTATCAAAACTCCCTTTACGCTTAACAATCCGGACAGATATGCCCATATCGTGGTCTGCGACGCCATGCAACCCGTGATCTCTGAAGGGGATATAGCTTTATGGATCAAGGATGACGGAATACTCAGGCACGAAAGCTTTGTATTCCTCATCGGCTCGGACGGCAGACCGTTCATACGCAAATACCTTCTTGCTGACGGAGAGGGGCTTCTTGTTCCTGAGAACAGAGGCTATGAAGTTCTGAAAGCGGACGATCCTGCTGTGCGCCATGTCGGCACAGTAACAGAGGTATTCAGCAAAAAGTCTCTGCTGCCGCAGAAAATATAG
- a CDS encoding helix-turn-helix domain-containing protein — protein MIGEKLRRLIKRKGIKQVEVCRAVGLSPSRLSNYLSGSREPDLETLSKIARFLEVKLDYFAFGDSIKNTKEIGERIKKIREMRGLTKKDLSDSTGYDLTFFAALELGHGEFERETIETISQILKYGADELIGTNEQNTEALSAVMENEVVDYFPASPETQYHLDDIASGRTEALKTPFWTVVTDGRFAPKINENELVFVEKIIGFPEDRESVLFASEGTLRLMRCFEYHDSVLLAPESKAGEPISLNKSEEMKPGSRCYKIHWIAKKPD, from the coding sequence ATGATCGGAGAAAAACTTAGAAGACTTATTAAACGTAAAGGAATCAAGCAGGTTGAGGTATGCAGAGCCGTGGGGCTTTCCCCGTCCAGACTCTCCAATTATCTCAGCGGCAGCAGAGAACCGGATCTCGAAACCCTTTCTAAAATTGCCCGCTTTCTTGAAGTTAAGCTTGATTACTTCGCCTTCGGCGACTCCATCAAGAATACCAAGGAAATAGGCGAAAGAATCAAAAAAATCAGAGAGATGAGAGGGCTTACGAAAAAAGACCTCTCCGATTCCACCGGCTATGACCTCACTTTTTTCGCCGCCCTTGAACTCGGGCACGGCGAATTTGAGAGAGAAACCATTGAGACTATCTCGCAGATACTTAAGTACGGCGCTGATGAGCTCATCGGAACCAACGAACAGAACACGGAAGCTCTCTCGGCAGTTATGGAAAATGAAGTTGTGGATTACTTCCCCGCTTCACCGGAAACCCAGTACCATCTGGACGACATAGCATCCGGCAGAACGGAGGCTCTCAAAACCCCCTTCTGGACTGTGGTTACTGACGGCAGATTCGCCCCGAAAATAAACGAAAACGAACTGGTTTTTGTTGAAAAAATCATCGGCTTTCCCGAAGACAGGGAATCAGTTCTGTTCGCTTCGGAAGGAACGCTCAGGCTTATGCGCTGTTTTGAATACCATGATTCTGTGCTTCTCGCGCCTGAATCAAAAGCCGGAGAACCCATCAGCCTCAACAAAAGTGAGGAGATGAAACCCGGAAGCCGCTGCTACAAAATCCACTGGATTGCCAAAAAACCGGACTGA
- a CDS encoding helix-turn-helix domain-containing protein codes for MIGKRLRQLLALHNMTQAELCRKLGISPGNMSNFINDQRNPSLETLSRIAGYFSVNIDSFVSETPYVHSGPKLLSSVKESNLISSGRLWIKIDTNAFSPAFREQTLIFVDRAASVHHRDCVLIYRNGKPEIYRYLVKSRGSILIPFRKTEMPLEINKQSKEKLYKITFSASAP; via the coding sequence ATGATTGGGAAAAGACTGAGACAGTTGTTAGCATTACACAACATGACGCAAGCCGAGCTTTGCAGAAAACTGGGTATCTCGCCGGGGAATATGTCTAACTTCATAAATGACCAGAGAAACCCCAGCCTTGAAACATTATCCCGCATTGCGGGTTATTTTTCTGTTAATATTGATTCTTTTGTTTCGGAGACTCCGTATGTTCATTCCGGACCAAAACTTCTTTCCTCTGTTAAGGAAAGCAACTTAATATCCTCCGGCAGACTTTGGATTAAAATTGACACAAACGCTTTTTCGCCCGCTTTCAGGGAGCAGACTCTCATATTCGTTGACAGAGCAGCATCAGTTCACCACAGGGACTGTGTTCTTATATACAGAAACGGGAAACCCGAGATCTACAGGTATCTTGTGAAAAGCAGAGGTTCTATTCTCATACCATTCAGGAAAACAGAAATGCCTCTTGAAATAAATAAACAGAGTAAGGAAAAGCTTTATAAAATAACTTTTTCCGCCTCAGCTCCCTAA
- a CDS encoding PilZ domain-containing protein, with translation MIERRRFHRFEDVPVRVRLRKEECFASIDAEIKDISIGGIKIRTDEVINIYDFYDLKICFHGCSEPEGIAAKAKVWRIEPDTEKNNDISRFAALEFVSFEEGDRRIFTKFLAGFLMGSGTEVV, from the coding sequence ATGATCGAAAGAAGAAGGTTTCACAGATTTGAAGATGTTCCGGTCAGAGTAAGGCTGAGAAAAGAAGAGTGCTTCGCGTCTATCGATGCGGAAATTAAAGACATAAGCATTGGCGGAATAAAAATCCGCACCGATGAAGTGATAAATATTTATGACTTTTATGATCTGAAAATCTGCTTTCACGGCTGCTCTGAGCCCGAAGGAATCGCGGCGAAGGCAAAGGTCTGGCGTATCGAGCCCGATACCGAAAAGAACAATGATATATCAAGATTTGCAGCCTTGGAGTTTGTCAGCTTTGAGGAGGGGGATCGGAGAATTTTCACCAAGTTTCTAGCCGGCTTTCTTATGGGCAGCGGAACGGAAGTGGTTTAG
- a CDS encoding phage portal protein family protein, protein MNNLTKAVSSAAEFSTFLSFMPNPDVILSKNGLRLSIFDEMLADAHISAKLEQLRHGVLAYEWSIIPADSTKEAAKTADYVRRNLKDMPNFLQELEEMLSAVEYGFSVTEIVWRKEGAHWLAEKLLNRNPARFLFDSEGGLFMADGGGKTELDEKYKFIIHRHMPRNENPYGSPVLSKCYWPWMFKKAGFRFWLTVAEKFGVPTVLAMFNSDGGEETRRRAQALAESLSGIQNDAAVALANVEKVQVLESRGSSEDFAKLIEVCNGEISKAVTGEILTSDTGSGASYALAKEHSRTFGIKAAKTAASLAGTVNSTLVRWIAELNFGSGCKLPSFVFEEKKYADWTTIREAAQAGMDVDFTEAARRFGIPLK, encoded by the coding sequence ATGAATAATCTTACAAAAGCCGTTTCTTCAGCGGCGGAATTTTCAACATTTTTAAGCTTTATGCCGAATCCTGACGTTATACTGTCAAAAAACGGTCTCCGTCTGTCGATCTTTGATGAAATGCTGGCGGATGCGCATATTTCCGCAAAACTTGAGCAGCTAAGGCACGGCGTGCTTGCGTATGAGTGGAGCATAATTCCCGCAGACTCCACAAAGGAAGCGGCTAAGACCGCTGATTATGTGCGGAGAAATCTCAAAGACATGCCGAACTTTCTTCAGGAGCTTGAGGAGATGCTTTCCGCCGTGGAATACGGTTTTTCCGTTACGGAAATAGTGTGGAGGAAGGAGGGGGCTCACTGGCTGGCGGAAAAGCTTCTGAACCGGAATCCAGCCAGATTTCTTTTTGATTCGGAAGGCGGTCTTTTCATGGCGGACGGAGGAGGGAAGACAGAACTTGATGAAAAATACAAGTTTATAATCCACAGGCATATGCCCAGAAACGAAAACCCCTACGGCAGCCCGGTTCTGTCCAAATGCTACTGGCCGTGGATGTTCAAGAAGGCAGGGTTTCGCTTCTGGCTCACCGTTGCGGAGAAATTCGGTGTTCCGACAGTCCTTGCCATGTTCAATTCGGACGGAGGAGAGGAAACGAGGCGCAGGGCGCAGGCTCTGGCTGAATCCTTAAGCGGCATACAGAACGATGCCGCAGTGGCGTTAGCCAACGTGGAAAAGGTTCAGGTGCTTGAAAGCAGGGGAAGTTCGGAGGATTTCGCAAAGCTGATTGAGGTCTGCAACGGAGAGATCTCAAAGGCAGTAACAGGAGAAATACTCACCAGCGACACCGGCTCAGGCGCATCATACGCCCTTGCTAAGGAGCACTCCAGAACATTCGGTATAAAAGCGGCAAAGACCGCCGCCTCACTGGCGGGTACGGTAAATTCCACTCTGGTCAGATGGATAGCGGAGCTTAACTTCGGCAGCGGATGCAAGCTTCCGTCGTTTGTTTTTGAGGAGAAAAAATACGCGGATTGGACTACAATCAGGGAAGCGGCGCAGGCTGGAATGGATGTGGATTTCACCGAAGCGGCAAGAAGATTCGGAATACCGCTGAAATAA
- the terL gene encoding phage terminase large subunit, with translation MMKTDPRAAACRKAEKSLISYCMLSFRDFLPNWHHRLLARELELVERGETDRLMVMMPPRHGKSEITSVRFPAWFMGRNPKLNVIACSYSAELAESFGRRVRDLAASRLFLNVFGGKGLRANARSASRWELEEGGRYLAAGAGGSITGQGGHLIIIDDPVKNSEQASSALYRDKLWDWYRSTLFTRLEKNGRIILVQTRWHEDDLAGRLLKEYPGEWRILKLPAVAEADESFRKHGEPLWAAKYGEEELNRIRQSVGSRVWNALYMQEPAPDSGTVLKREWWRYYRTLPADPDCWFQSWDMSFKGNEGADYVVGQVWAVKGSCRYLADMVRDRMDFSATVRAVKNLTVRWPQAGAKYVEDKANGSAVLSALRKEIQGMIAVEPKGSKISRAYAVQPLLEAGNVYLPEDKAFSAELVEEAAAFPFGRHDDMVDALTQALSEGGARAMPEGVHSGTSRQAGAIFRGY, from the coding sequence ATGATGAAGACTGATCCGAGAGCCGCTGCATGCCGGAAGGCGGAAAAGTCGCTTATTTCTTACTGCATGCTGAGCTTCAGAGACTTCCTCCCGAATTGGCACCACAGGCTGCTTGCCCGTGAGCTTGAGCTTGTGGAAAGAGGCGAAACGGACAGACTGATGGTGATGATGCCGCCCAGACACGGCAAAAGCGAAATTACTTCGGTACGCTTTCCCGCATGGTTCATGGGACGGAATCCCAAGCTGAACGTTATCGCGTGTTCATACAGTGCTGAGCTTGCCGAGAGTTTCGGCAGGCGGGTGAGGGATCTTGCAGCGTCAAGACTCTTTTTAAATGTATTCGGCGGAAAAGGTCTGAGAGCGAATGCCCGCTCCGCGTCAAGATGGGAGCTGGAGGAGGGCGGACGTTATCTCGCCGCGGGTGCCGGAGGTTCAATAACCGGTCAGGGCGGGCATCTGATCATCATTGACGATCCTGTTAAAAACTCCGAACAGGCGTCTTCAGCCCTTTACAGGGACAAGCTGTGGGATTGGTACCGCTCTACGCTGTTTACGAGGCTGGAAAAAAACGGACGGATAATTCTGGTGCAGACCAGATGGCACGAGGACGATCTTGCGGGCAGGCTCCTCAAGGAATACCCGGGGGAATGGAGGATTCTTAAGCTCCCCGCTGTCGCCGAAGCGGACGAATCCTTCCGAAAACATGGTGAGCCTCTCTGGGCTGCGAAATACGGGGAGGAAGAACTGAACCGCATAAGGCAGTCCGTGGGCTCAAGGGTGTGGAACGCTCTCTATATGCAGGAGCCGGCGCCTGATTCGGGAACAGTGCTCAAACGGGAATGGTGGCGTTATTACCGAACCCTTCCAGCCGATCCGGACTGCTGGTTTCAGTCATGGGACATGAGCTTCAAGGGTAACGAAGGAGCCGACTATGTTGTGGGACAGGTCTGGGCTGTTAAGGGCTCGTGCAGATACCTTGCCGATATGGTGCGGGACAGAATGGATTTTTCCGCAACTGTAAGAGCGGTAAAAAACCTCACTGTCCGATGGCCGCAGGCGGGGGCGAAATATGTTGAGGACAAGGCGAACGGCTCTGCTGTTCTTTCGGCTCTCAGAAAGGAGATTCAGGGAATGATAGCCGTGGAGCCGAAAGGCTCAAAGATTTCGAGGGCTTATGCGGTTCAGCCCCTCCTTGAGGCGGGAAATGTTTATCTGCCGGAGGACAAGGCTTTCAGCGCTGAACTGGTGGAGGAGGCTGCGGCTTTCCCCTTCGGCAGGCATGACGACATGGTTGACGCTCTCACTCAGGCGCTGAGTGAGGGTGGAGCAAGGGCAATGCCCGAAGGGGTTCATTCGGGAACCTCCAGACAGGCAGGCGCCATATTCAGAGGATATTAA
- a CDS encoding sensor histidine kinase codes for MKIPLKKLLVHSFILLFFFLVCLVFADHYLSVRLAVAKTEDTYKGLAGLLEETVKSAADTFSMRLNSISDISKHHAHDVLHSFPADEREAAFLADSYAASTKRPYAVMIFDTEGRMLFSGKSSGASDRWSITPSAKDLDFARKNPGGVNRIRYSYSKQSSEIMNFEWSPERGKYVAVMTEYSFGDEIASRIKNIQSASSLFTDIGIYSLGASVRESSAVYGGELSPDDFTVFGVTDGDTAVFRDASVYKTFRCDAGQLFPWEKIGIKAVLSPEGINRMKQGSMLLAVMTLLLSALFMYYVFGIFRRRFEIPYSEVMRLFGESKKISLKPDSGYVSELEELVHEYNRHLEETENVLERLENYKEELKKRSEGEAERLEKQKEFMIQQMKLYSIGEMVASVSHHWREPLSLVHINMQNIKEEISSGIEDEKYLAECIKACRNQIQLMKESVDKFLGFVSGEETLNNRFEVMPLLDEVHSFVSTYYEKDGVGFVFHSDNSKTEVTGSASVLKQVLLNVLMVSRELVETNGVGVGTIVLRMVTENGACVITIEDSTGKFREACTSALEDPLSTSSLKKGMGLYISNKLLEKNFGGRVEAVPSDRGTLFKIIIP; via the coding sequence ATGAAGATACCGCTGAAGAAGCTTCTGGTTCACAGTTTTATCCTGCTGTTTTTTTTCCTTGTATGTCTTGTCTTTGCGGATCATTACCTCAGCGTCCGTCTGGCTGTCGCCAAAACAGAGGACACATACAAGGGGCTGGCCGGACTGCTGGAGGAGACTGTGAAGTCGGCTGCGGACACCTTCAGCATGCGGCTGAACTCAATTTCGGATATTTCAAAGCATCACGCACATGATGTTCTGCACAGTTTTCCGGCAGATGAAAGGGAGGCGGCGTTTCTGGCTGACAGCTACGCCGCTTCAACAAAAAGACCTTACGCAGTGATGATTTTTGATACGGAAGGGCGCATGCTTTTCAGCGGAAAAAGCAGCGGCGCCTCGGACAGGTGGTCGATTACCCCCTCAGCGAAGGATCTTGACTTCGCAAGAAAGAACCCGGGCGGGGTAAACCGCATAAGATATTCGTATTCCAAACAGTCTTCCGAAATAATGAACTTTGAGTGGTCTCCGGAGAGGGGGAAATACGTTGCGGTTATGACGGAATACTCCTTCGGTGATGAGATTGCCTCACGGATTAAAAACATACAGAGCGCAAGCAGCCTGTTCACCGATATAGGCATATATTCTCTGGGTGCTTCCGTCAGGGAGTCATCGGCGGTTTACGGCGGGGAACTGAGTCCTGATGATTTTACCGTGTTCGGGGTCACGGACGGGGATACTGCTGTTTTCAGAGACGCTTCGGTATATAAAACATTCCGATGTGACGCAGGGCAGCTGTTCCCGTGGGAAAAAATCGGCATCAAAGCCGTGCTCAGCCCGGAAGGAATAAACAGGATGAAGCAGGGCTCTATGCTGCTTGCCGTAATGACTCTGCTGCTCTCCGCTCTGTTCATGTATTACGTTTTCGGCATTTTCCGCCGCAGGTTTGAAATACCCTATTCTGAGGTCATGCGGCTTTTCGGCGAGTCGAAAAAAATCAGCCTGAAGCCGGACAGCGGCTACGTGTCGGAGCTTGAGGAGCTTGTCCATGAATACAACAGGCATCTTGAGGAAACTGAAAATGTGCTCGAACGCCTTGAAAACTACAAGGAGGAGCTGAAAAAGAGATCCGAAGGCGAGGCTGAAAGGCTTGAAAAGCAGAAGGAATTCATGATTCAGCAAATGAAGCTGTACTCCATAGGTGAAATGGTGGCTTCGGTCTCCCACCACTGGCGTGAGCCCTTGAGTCTCGTGCATATAAACATGCAGAATATTAAAGAGGAGATTTCCTCCGGCATTGAGGACGAGAAATACCTTGCCGAATGTATAAAAGCATGCCGGAATCAGATACAGCTTATGAAGGAATCTGTGGATAAGTTCCTCGGTTTTGTCTCCGGAGAGGAGACACTGAACAACAGGTTTGAGGTCATGCCCCTGCTTGATGAGGTGCATTCCTTTGTTTCCACATATTATGAAAAGGACGGAGTCGGCTTTGTATTCCACAGCGATAACTCAAAAACGGAGGTCACAGGCTCAGCCTCTGTCCTTAAGCAGGTTCTGCTTAATGTTCTCATGGTTTCCCGTGAGCTGGTGGAAACAAACGGTGTGGGCGTGGGAACTATAGTGCTCCGCATGGTCACGGAAAACGGAGCCTGCGTGATAACCATTGAAGACAGTACCGGCAAGTTCAGGGAGGCGTGCACATCCGCCCTTGAGGATCCTTTAAGCACATCCAGCCTGAAAAAAGGCATGGGGCTTTATATTTCCAACAAGCTTCTGGAGAAAAACTTCGGCGGCAGGGTGGAGGCTGTTCCTTCCGACAGGGGCACTCTTTTCAAAATAATCATTCCTTAA
- a CDS encoding HAMP domain-containing histidine kinase, giving the protein MSAGEKKGISLRKLLAVNCLILVLASVFLILVNYFLNYRNFELNVRGITAEAVRMVDENIGYYKEFQSPANIHVRLHMVDDHKNLHDFIAEYGIPSYEYLMNRKKEHEEELNTEIEIALLTGKGVIFNTTYPTELGLDISRFPNAMETLRRAKEKGGILLDYPVYERSGRVLRAYTMSYIKERDIYLQTALFLADLKVVRERLEKIVALSEYIKSVDAILVFNSMEGGSNLIFNISSDEPETDTDSEIVLETLKRGEMTEKTSGSLFTGTSKSYYVIARVPDSAKNLKDLDHRIVYRIIFDTTDERRYGILSFFIKLFSVAVAVFALILFYRRLNSRFVIPFGSMIERVKRSEKITEKSILAGEKDLARLAELYNGHRDRQLELLSYAEKFNEELEERVRLEVSKGKANEQLIIRQSMLATMGEMTHSVAYLWQLPLRVLGEYVESISSMAENFEENRDRLEKIASDCMEQVLYMSSTIEGLRDFFRPSLEKKLFDLRQTLEDTMRMVAPHMLSGDIRLSFTCRLQGYEEPVRVDVLKNLERCCGAGYQECVPECPGFGFTVCGFPAEFKLAVLSVFHNSKRLLDEKRSMETDGFEPLIDVDLYDEGEAVRIRIRDNSGGMSAADLNAVNDPYSPGTADNMRHFNLYMAVELFRTIMSGKVDIISSADGLDIDIYLDKNTSACGLEKSVPK; this is encoded by the coding sequence ATGTCTGCGGGTGAAAAAAAAGGGATAAGTCTTCGTAAGCTTTTAGCAGTAAACTGCCTGATTCTTGTGCTTGCGTCCGTATTCCTGATTCTTGTCAATTATTTTCTAAACTACAGAAACTTCGAGCTGAACGTTCGCGGCATAACGGCGGAGGCAGTGCGGATGGTCGATGAAAATATCGGCTACTATAAGGAGTTTCAATCTCCCGCGAATATACATGTGCGCCTTCATATGGTGGATGACCATAAAAATCTCCACGACTTCATAGCCGAGTACGGCATCCCCTCCTATGAATACCTGATGAACCGAAAAAAGGAACACGAGGAAGAGCTTAACACAGAAATAGAAATAGCCCTGCTCACAGGGAAGGGAGTGATTTTCAACACAACCTACCCAACGGAACTGGGGCTTGATATAAGCAGGTTTCCCAACGCCATGGAAACCCTGCGCAGGGCGAAGGAGAAGGGGGGGATTCTGCTGGATTACCCTGTATATGAGCGCTCAGGCAGGGTACTGAGAGCTTACACCATGTCTTACATAAAGGAGAGGGATATTTATCTCCAGACTGCTCTTTTTCTCGCCGATCTGAAAGTGGTTAGGGAGAGGCTGGAGAAGATTGTCGCTCTCTCGGAGTATATAAAGTCGGTGGACGCCATTCTTGTTTTTAACAGCATGGAGGGCGGCAGCAACCTCATTTTCAATATCAGCTCTGATGAGCCCGAGACGGATACTGATTCCGAAATAGTTCTTGAGACCCTTAAACGGGGCGAAATGACCGAGAAAACATCGGGCAGCCTGTTCACCGGAACAAGCAAAAGCTATTATGTGATAGCCCGTGTGCCGGATTCGGCTAAGAATCTTAAGGACCTTGATCACAGAATAGTCTACCGCATAATTTTCGATACGACGGATGAGCGCCGCTACGGCATTTTAAGCTTCTTCATCAAACTTTTTTCCGTGGCTGTTGCAGTTTTTGCCCTTATTCTTTTCTACAGAAGGCTGAACTCCCGGTTTGTGATCCCTTTCGGCAGCATGATTGAGAGAGTCAAAAGATCCGAGAAAATCACCGAGAAAAGCATACTCGCGGGTGAAAAGGATCTGGCGCGGCTGGCGGAGCTTTACAACGGACACAGAGACAGACAGCTTGAGCTGCTTTCATATGCCGAGAAGTTTAATGAGGAACTTGAGGAGCGGGTAAGACTGGAGGTTTCCAAGGGAAAAGCCAACGAACAGCTGATAATCCGACAGTCGATGCTTGCCACAATGGGGGAAATGACCCACTCTGTGGCTTATCTCTGGCAGCTTCCTCTCAGGGTGCTTGGCGAATATGTGGAAAGCATCTCCTCCATGGCGGAAAACTTTGAGGAAAACAGAGACAGACTGGAAAAAATAGCCTCAGACTGTATGGAGCAGGTTCTTTACATGTCTTCCACTATTGAGGGGCTGAGAGATTTTTTCAGACCCTCGCTGGAGAAAAAGCTTTTCGATCTCCGCCAGACCCTTGAAGACACGATGCGGATGGTCGCTCCTCATATGCTTTCCGGTGATATACGGCTCAGCTTCACCTGCCGCCTTCAGGGCTATGAGGAGCCTGTCAGGGTGGATGTGCTTAAAAATCTTGAGAGATGCTGCGGCGCAGGCTATCAGGAATGCGTGCCGGAGTGCCCCGGCTTCGGTTTTACGGTCTGCGGCTTTCCGGCGGAATTCAAGCTTGCCGTGCTCAGTGTTTTCCACAACAGCAAGAGGTTGCTGGATGAGAAAAGAAGCATGGAAACCGACGGGTTTGAACCGCTGATAGATGTTGATTTATACGATGAGGGAGAAGCTGTGCGCATCAGGATCAGAGACAACAGCGGCGGCATGAGCGCAGCCGATCTTAATGCTGTGAACGATCCCTACTCCCCCGGCACGGCTGATAATATGAGACATTTCAACCTTTATATGGCTGTGGAGCTTTTCAGAACAATAATGAGCGGCAAGGTGGATATAATAAGCTCCGCCGACGGACTGGACATAGATATTTATCTCGATAAAAACACGTCCGCCTGCGGGCTTGAAAAGAGCGTGCCTAAATGA
- a CDS encoding molybdopterin dinucleotide binding domain-containing protein: MKTFCSKDCPDFCDFYIEEENGKPVFKSAEEKNGRNGFVCSKLKDFYEREITHGAESDPESLSKAAELIKSLNGSEFLFMRGSGSLGYAMGWWDVLFSGIKDAVFIEGSPCDITGETAHEFDFGVCDNPPAENLKNADSIIIFGRNAKVVSQHFFSYLLRLKKAGKRILYIDPIRTETAPSATDFIQINPACDGLLCEAYLTEDSGRRRELIAQTGLTEAEYNLFAGYIKKGRTAFITGFGLQRYKNGMAMVRWINRLAVKTGNESLLYYARGSKTELASVPKQPVRRVNISLLPDIIEQFPLMIIVGANPAVTFPETDKWHKALEKVKLISIDTNITETSKHADVFIRAGGMFAQNDVMGSYFFNDRPSVRGKFAALPSDSELAAELAGLLGVRLDITDPETVERKAPPSRKYTEKPLESAYPHESEGYRLITGSHTSYLNSQVPPSMGENDAFVFISPETAEKEQLTDGSNVEVFSPSGSFTGVINVSANIAGNVIFAYKNRKMTKGYINCATPVILTDSGNGVAYYDTFVNMVRK; encoded by the coding sequence ATGAAGACATTCTGCTCCAAAGACTGCCCCGACTTCTGTGATTTTTACATCGAGGAGGAAAACGGCAAGCCGGTTTTCAAATCCGCTGAAGAGAAAAACGGGCGCAACGGTTTTGTCTGTTCCAAGCTGAAGGACTTTTATGAAAGGGAGATAACCCACGGGGCTGAGTCTGACCCCGAAAGCCTCTCAAAAGCGGCGGAGCTGATTAAATCGCTGAACGGAAGCGAGTTCCTGTTTATGCGGGGCTCCGGCAGTCTCGGCTACGCAATGGGGTGGTGGGATGTCCTCTTCTCCGGCATCAAGGACGCAGTCTTCATAGAGGGCAGCCCGTGCGATATAACGGGCGAAACCGCCCACGAGTTTGACTTCGGCGTGTGTGACAATCCTCCCGCGGAAAACCTTAAAAATGCGGACAGCATAATTATCTTCGGCAGAAACGCCAAGGTTGTGAGTCAGCATTTCTTCTCATACCTTCTCAGGCTGAAAAAAGCGGGCAAACGGATTCTGTATATAGATCCCATCCGTACGGAAACGGCTCCTTCCGCTACTGATTTCATTCAGATCAATCCTGCCTGCGACGGACTTCTTTGCGAGGCGTACCTCACTGAAGATTCAGGCAGACGCAGAGAGCTCATTGCGCAGACCGGACTGACGGAAGCGGAGTATAATCTCTTCGCAGGTTACATAAAAAAGGGAAGAACAGCATTCATCACGGGCTTCGGACTTCAGCGCTATAAAAACGGAATGGCGATGGTGCGCTGGATAAACAGGCTGGCGGTGAAAACAGGGAATGAAAGCCTGCTGTATTACGCCAGAGGCTCCAAGACGGAGCTTGCCTCTGTACCGAAGCAGCCTGTGCGCAGGGTGAATATTTCGCTTTTGCCGGATATTATTGAGCAGTTTCCGCTTATGATAATTGTCGGCGCAAACCCCGCCGTGACATTTCCCGAGACGGACAAATGGCATAAAGCACTCGAAAAGGTGAAGCTGATAAGCATCGATACCAATATCACGGAGACATCAAAGCATGCCGATGTTTTTATCCGCGCGGGGGGCATGTTCGCACAGAATGACGTGATGGGCAGCTACTTCTTCAATGACAGACCGTCTGTGCGCGGCAAATTCGCCGCTCTCCCATCCGACAGTGAGCTTGCGGCGGAGCTGGCGGGGCTTCTCGGTGTCAGGCTGGACATAACAGATCCCGAAACGGTGGAAAGGAAGGCTCCGCCCTCAAGGAAATACACGGAAAAGCCCCTTGAAAGCGCATATCCTCACGAATCAGAAGGATACAGGCTTATCACGGGTTCCCACACATCTTATCTCAATTCTCAGGTTCCGCCGTCTATGGGTGAAAATGACGCGTTTGTATTCATATCTCCCGAAACTGCGGAAAAAGAGCAGCTCACGGACGGCAGTAACGTTGAAGTTTTCAGTCCCTCCGGCTCATTCACAGGGGTAATAAATGTGAGCGCAAACATAGCGGGCAATGTCATTTTTGCCTATAAAAACCGTAAAATGACAAAAGGTTATATCAACTGCGCAACCCCTGTTATTCTGACGGATTCGGGAAACGGAGTCGCATATTATGATACTTTTGTAAATATGGTTAGAAAATAA